TGGTGGAATTGCGCGCGGGCGGCTGACGGAGGAGCGAAAGTCATGGCGGAAGAATCATCCACATGTCGGAGCActtctcttcttttattttcgatcgcagtttgtgtttgttgtttatGGAGTGATTTTAAGTATGAATTTATTGtggattttgatttttggcTGTAGGGTTTTGTGGCTAAGCCGGAGACTCTGCCTGAGGGTACAGTGAATTTGATGGTGTGGCACTGCACGATTCCTGGTAAGGCCGGGGTAAGTATATCAATCAATCAACTAATTTTGTTTATTCGTCGTTGTTTTGACTTGGAATTGAGCCCCTGATTTGGAGTTGAATAATGTGGATTTGACATAGGAGTTAAGCCCATTGATTGGGTTGAATATTGTGATTGCGTCTACTTTTTATTGGGCAAATTGGTCTCGTCTATCAGCTTACTTAATTTTTGTGGAAGTTGTTTTGAATTGTTTGAAGTAAACGTTAGTCAGCCATGGTAGTTTTCCCTGAAATACCAAACCATGGAGGAGAGAAACGAATGCAATCTGCAGTGTTTTGTTTGAATTTAAGTTTCTCTGGCTTGATATTTGTTCAAAATAAGAAATATGCTTGTTTTATAGATTATGAAGAATTATGTTGATGTTATGTTGCATGAAGActatgactatgtattttaactgtttttgTAATGTTTCATTTGAATATTATTGTCATCATAATGTTCTTCCTTCCTGTTGATTAAGATCCAAgtgtttttctgaattttggtTGACAgagtttattttgtttgtgatgCATGAGTTTCCACTCTAGTCTGTTGGTCTGTTGGGATTCCCACCAAACTTAGTTGGGAAACTTGGGTTATAACTGTAGTAGACTGGAGATCTGATGGAATGAATGTActtcaaattttgaattggCTTTGTTcacttttttgttttattaaattgTTCCATGTTGATTTTCTATTGCTGTATACATATAATTGATGTATGGCAATGCTTGTAACGGTTGGCTCATGAACAGATGAATGAGTTATACTGAGTGTGGTGTTTACTTATGTTTTTAATAAGTACTAAATATTTGATCATGGGTGCATTGCAGACCGACTGGGAGGGTGGTTATTACCCACTCACAATGCAGTTTAGTGAAGATTATCCAAGCAAGCCGCCAAAGTGTAAATTCCCACAAGGCTTTTTCCATCCTAATGTGTACCCATCTGGAACTGTTTGCCTCTCAATTCTTAATGAAGATAGTGTGAGTGTAACTGCTTCTTCTATATCCGTTGTCTTACTGCTCTGCTAATTCTTATgctgattattattatttttgtatctATTTCAAATATCATTAGGGTTGGCGCCCAGCCATCACAGTGAAGCAAATTTTGGTTGGTATCCAAGATTTGTTGGATACGCCTAATCCACAGGATCCAGCTCAAACTGAGGGATACCATATGTTCATCCAGGTTATAGAAATTCTCTAAGATTTTGAAATTGATACCGTTCTCTTTCTTTAGAGATTTATTGCAACAGTTGCCCAAATTTATTACCACTTGCTATATAAATCGTTTCTCCCCTTGGGTGTAATGTGCGCATGAGATATAAGACAAACATAATTCttgatatttttcttatattgcaTGTATATTTCATTCTGATACTCTTCATGTATATGGCCTAGTTCTTTAGTTTAATTCCAAAGTCATCATTCTTCAATAGGTCATGGGTGAAAATAATTTATGTGCCAGTGtattttcatattcatattctttCATGAGCCCTAGAGAGCTGGGAGTGAAAAGAGCTCCATGTTAACTTGTGCCGAACTGTTGTATATCCTGCAGGATCCAGTTGAATACAAGAAAAGGGTTCGGCAACAGGCGAAGCTGTATCCTCCTCTTGTCTGAATATATCTTTGTGCTGGTTATTCCTTAGTTTTGAGGCAAACGTGTTGCTAGAATTTGTATTTATCGAAAGAAGGTGATCACGTACCCCAGTGATTGGCCCTTACTTGTTGGTACGATGTGTGGATGTGCTTCTAGTTACTGAACCTGCATAACGCATAGAAACCTCTTGATTGTGATAAGGAGATTGTATTTGATTGATGTCGAATGTGGTAATATAAGATCGCCTTTCCTTTGCTCGACTTTGAGGGATGCGTTATTTTTTCACACATTCAAGAATGTTGTTTTTGGCCCTTTACAGCGACCTTACTTTGATGTCTTCCATCAAGTACAGAACATCAACCCGTGTCTCTCGTTATATTTTCTTAGAGAGGTTTATTATTTAGAAATGATAACATGTTGGATTCAGTATTTTTCTCGtctattttttacttttctaaTTTCGATCTCTTTATTCTTTAAGTATGGttcgaatttttaaattatggtgattttttttgtcaGAACTTAAAATACTACAAATATGCAGTGTATTTATCTTCTCTATCTATTTGTTGTTCACCATAGTATCACAATTGACATATTTTGATCAACTTAAAAAGGTttctagggttttttttttaatttaaaaaacattCTAGGTACTTtgtaatatattattgattttgaTGTTTTTTAAAAGTCATAGATGTATTACCTTTTATAATTTTGGTCAAGAACATTAATTTTTGCATCTTTGAATCTCGAATAGAGTACTACTGCCAGCGCCGTCGTCCTCTCTGTATAGCCGGCCATCACTTTCCGCCTCTGTCCCTCAAATACCTAACTGCGATGCAACCGCCGTCCAACATTTCAGACTCGTGAATCCACCGACTGGCTGTATTGTGGCGCCGACCAAATCAAGGTTGAGTTGAGCTCGCCCAAGGCCGTCGTTGGTCGCCCTCAAGGCTCTTGCCGAACCTGGCCAGTCGTCGCCTGGCTGCTGCTGTGCATGCTTCGCGCCGCCAGTGCCTCCTTCAACAGTCCCATCAATTTCTCTCGAGTTGTTGCCATCGCCGCCTCTTCTCCTCTGTTGGTTGAATGTGGAATGTGATGAAAGATTGTGTGAACGTGGGGTTATACTGAAACTCTAATTGGATTTGTGATTTGCATGATTCAGTTCCTATTTTTCAAGATGTTATGAATGGCCTGATTTTGTTAAAACATAGGAATTGGAGTTGCTGAGTTCTGCAATCTGACGCAAAATGGAGAAGTGGAGGTGTATAgaaatccaaaataaaattggagtaaaatattAGGGGTAATTTAgtctatttataaatattatatgagcaataataagaaaaaagaagaaaaaatagataaaaaatcgaaaatcctttattccgaaaaattcgcatgccaCGATCCCATATTTTGAAAGGTTAGAGAATTTAATCCTAAATTTTGAAAGGCTTGCGAATTGAGATCCTTTTTCCAAAATCTCTCGGATTTGAGAGTAACATTTCTGATACGGGCctttagggctggcaaatcgtgcagATTGGGTCGCTATCGGGGTCAACCCAATatcgacccaacccaataaggtcaaacccaacccaacccgaaatcatCGTGTTCTTAACGGGTCCCAACCTAATAGATTCGTGTCGGATTTGTGCCATCCAAAAAAATATTGGTCCTCTTTTAATGATAGTAAGTTACTATACAATATAGTTTAACGCTATAGGATAACGATAGACATatgatattatataattaaaatttgatattacacgataaaataagatattataaaattaaaataattaatttaaataaattttaaatccatataataaaattaaagtataaatttaagcatattaaaattaaatgtaaataataaagttaaaataattattttttaataaaatttaagtctgcagtaatattttttttatcatgacaaataattaataatagtattaatcatatttttactaataaaattaaagtataatatttttaattaataaaaataattaaaattaaagtttaatatattattttaattaataaaatgatcaaaataaatttttttcctTAACGGATAACCCaacccgacccaacccaacTTAAAATTTCAGGTTCTTGTTGGGTCGACCCTATAAGGACCCAAATCCTAAACGTGCGTGTTCGTGTCTGGTTAAAATCGTGCGAATTCATGTCGGATAAAAAATTGTCAGCACTAAGGACAATGAAAGCTGTTACAATGCAGATACATTTTAATCCTATTTTAGTTGGTAGGATATCAGAAAAATAATGAAGTTAAACAATTGTGagattttctttgttttttttgtctCCACTATTTAAATCACGTGCTAGGTTTAGTTTTTCTTAGTGTTAACTCCCCCTtcaaaagaatatgcactttaggtttgacacgaattttaatacaaaattggtaaaataagagagagatagagaaaaaaagtaattgaagtaCTGCCAGTGGAGAAATGATCCCACTTAATTAAtagagtttttaaaattagaaagtaaataatattgtggaacgaactaaaaaaaatgtattCTTTTGAGAGGAAGGGAGAAGTAGAATTTGTCTAGCCGGTATGTGCGAGGGAT
This genomic interval from Salvia splendens isolate huo1 chromosome 13, SspV2, whole genome shotgun sequence contains the following:
- the LOC121761255 gene encoding SUMO-conjugating enzyme SCE1-like → MSGGIARGRLTEERKSWRKNHPHGFVAKPETLPEGTVNLMVWHCTIPGKAGTDWEGGYYPLTMQFSEDYPSKPPKCKFPQGFFHPNVYPSGTVCLSILNEDSGWRPAITVKQILVGIQDLLDTPNPQDPAQTEGYHMFIQDPVEYKKRVRQQAKLYPPLV